One window of Atribacter laminatus genomic DNA carries:
- a CDS encoding M48 family metallopeptidase, whose amino-acid sequence MHLRILPPDGRVKVSAPFRMDIETIRKFVLQKLSWIEKHQAKFLQQKKETPHEYINGENHYFAGRSYLLRVVDYAGFPKVMIHDQKYIDLLISRDSDREKRKEVISDWYREHLKLRIPELVKKWEKIIGVEAKECRIKQMKTRWGSCSIKLRRVWLNLELAKKPDHCLEYVIVHELVHLLEPKHNSSFKAYMDGFMPQWRKYKKELNQGNESLLS is encoded by the coding sequence CCTCCTGATGGCAGAGTGAAAGTCTCCGCTCCTTTCCGAATGGATATTGAGACCATCCGCAAATTTGTTCTTCAAAAGTTATCTTGGATTGAAAAACACCAAGCGAAATTCTTACAACAGAAAAAGGAAACACCACACGAATATATCAACGGTGAAAACCATTATTTTGCTGGTCGCAGTTATCTGCTTCGGGTTGTTGACTATGCAGGATTTCCAAAGGTAATGATTCATGATCAAAAATATATCGATCTTTTGATATCACGAGATAGTGATCGGGAGAAGCGAAAAGAAGTCATAAGCGATTGGTATAGAGAACATTTAAAATTAAGGATTCCAGAGCTCGTAAAAAAATGGGAGAAAATCATTGGAGTCGAGGCAAAGGAATGTCGAATCAAACAGATGAAAACCCGATGGGGATCTTGTTCCATCAAGCTTCGGCGGGTTTGGTTGAATTTGGAACTGGCTAAAAAACCAGACCATTGCTTGGAATATGTGATTGTCCATGAGTTGGTTCATCTTTTAGAACCAAAACACAACAGCAGTTTTAAAGCGTATATGGATGGTTTTATGCCGCAATGGAGGAAGTATAAGAAAGAGTTAAATCAGGGAAATGAGTCTCTTCTTTCTTGA